In one window of Mercurialis annua linkage group LG4, ddMerAnnu1.2, whole genome shotgun sequence DNA:
- the LOC126676613 gene encoding F-box/kelch-repeat protein At1g57790-like: MSVLSLDATTSKGRWCPCHIGELPVELLLMIVSRISALDYIYARVVCKCWRSAFAKCLETEVSQSKFCKWLPFFLILKAGHQERPAGQLCAEKPILYTTGKFGDLSTNRVYTTGAEELNGTRVLLARYGWLLLFSSEEKSKSLFFFNPFSRARISLPYLNVHELDCSIFDISLSPTSRNCMIFAIWRHSNMFKFGLCNHEDESWTIKLYSLESKSHVVNTVLVNGIWYCLHENGDFSSFNCVTRSMMFLGQPDGMPDMWHETYKHVSYVIRRGEQVFLRVHCCFPYEIALKDPLEASIVSVFTAYKEEALFRSDVKGAMIQFQDVLVADSFSSDAWCGMSNSDGIVTFGWHNFISSIKLNSHSLRLPCSPILWFHPTWVDSSHHFTWKL, encoded by the coding sequence ATGTCAGTATTAAGTTTAGATGCAACCACATCGAAAGGAAGATGGTGTCCGTGCCATATCGGTGAGCTACCTGTCGAACTATTGCTCATGATTGTAAGCCGTATATCTGCTCTTGATTACATCTATGCCCGagttgtttgtaaatgttggcgtTCAGCTTTCGCTAAGTGCTTAGAGACAGAAGTATCACAAAGCAAATTTTGTAAATGGCTCCCATTTTTTCTGATCTTGAAAGCTGGGCATCAGGAAAGGCCTGCGGGACAGTTATGTGCAGAAAAACCAATTCTTTACACGACCGGCAAGTTCGGAGATTTGTCAACAAATCGTGTCTACACCACCGGTGCAGAAGAGCTTAATGGAACTCGAGTCCTTCTAGCAAGATATGGATGGCTACTCTTATTTTCATCTGAAGAGAAATCTAAATCGTTGTTCTTTTTTAATCCATTTTCTAGGGCTAGAATTTCCCTACCCTATTTAAATGTGCATGAATTAGATTGTTCTATATTTGACATTTCATTGTCGCCCACATCACGGAACTGTATGATATTTGCAATATGGCGTCACTCGAACATGTTTAAGTTTGGTCTTTGTAACCACGAAGATGAATCATGGACCATAAAGCTTTACAGTTTGGAGTCTAAAAGTCACGTAGTCAATACGGTTCTTGTGAATGGAATTTGGTATTGCTTGCATGAAAATGGCGATTTTAGCAGTTTCAATTGTGTTACAAGGAGCATGATGTTCTTGGGTCAACCAGATGGAATGCCAGATATGTGGCacgaaacatataaacatgtatcatATGTAATTAGACGCGGGGAGCAAGTGTTTTTGCGAGTTCATTGCTGCTTCCCTTATGAGATCGCATTAAAAGATCCGCTAGAAGCGTCAATTGTTTCGGTTTTCACAGCCTACAAGGAAGAGGCATTGTTTCGCTCTGATGTGAAGGGAGCAATGATTCAATTTCAGGATGTGTTAGTGGCGGATTCCTTCAGCAGTGATGCATGGTGCGGCATGAGCAATTCAGATGGCATTGTAACATTTGGTTGGCACAACTTTATTAGCAGTATCAAGTTGAATTCGCATTCTCTTAGATTACCCTGTTCACCCATCTTATGGTTTCACCCAACGTGGGTTGATTCTTCTCACCACTTCACCTGGAAATTGTGA